The following are encoded in a window of Lactobacillus acidophilus genomic DNA:
- a CDS encoding hydroxymethylglutaryl-CoA synthase, giving the protein MQVGIDKIGLFTPNKYVDMVDLAHARNQDPNKFLIGIGQSEMSVADQTQDAVSMGINATMKYIDRIDKDKVGLLVLGTESGIDQSKSASLFVKTALKLKPEVRTFEVKEACFGLTAAVMIARDFVRVHPDQTAIVIGSDIARYGVNTGGEVTQGAGSVSMLIKADPKILALNDGHSAYSEDINDFWRPNASRVAMVDGKYSTQVYLDFFKKTFNDYKKQKNLETSAFDAIVYHLPFTKMGLKANRIAVEDQDQAVTENLETSFEASKQLSRRVGNIYTASLYMSLLSLLENGNLAAGSLIGLFSYGSGAMGEFYSGSLVEGYEKEIDQIKDQAMLDHRKKLTISEYEDVFNTALEDPEDGVVLESDDKEGTWYFAGTQGHVRQYKVK; this is encoded by the coding sequence ATGCAAGTAGGAATTGATAAGATTGGACTTTTTACACCAAATAAATATGTAGATATGGTGGACCTAGCACATGCTAGAAATCAAGATCCCAATAAGTTTTTAATTGGGATTGGTCAAAGTGAAATGAGTGTAGCCGATCAAACTCAAGACGCAGTTTCAATGGGAATTAACGCTACAATGAAATATATTGACCGCATTGATAAAGATAAGGTTGGGTTGCTCGTTTTAGGTACAGAAAGTGGAATCGATCAATCAAAATCTGCGTCATTATTTGTAAAAACTGCTTTAAAATTAAAGCCTGAAGTTAGAACTTTTGAAGTTAAGGAAGCTTGCTTTGGGCTAACTGCGGCTGTAATGATTGCTAGAGACTTTGTTAGAGTTCATCCTGATCAAACTGCAATTGTAATTGGTAGTGATATTGCACGTTATGGTGTTAATACTGGGGGCGAAGTAACGCAAGGCGCTGGTAGTGTAAGTATGTTAATTAAGGCAGATCCAAAGATCCTTGCTTTAAATGATGGTCATAGTGCATATAGTGAAGATATTAATGATTTCTGGCGTCCCAATGCTTCTCGTGTTGCTATGGTTGATGGTAAATATTCCACTCAAGTATATTTAGACTTCTTTAAGAAGACTTTCAATGATTACAAGAAGCAAAAAAACTTAGAAACTAGTGCTTTTGATGCCATTGTTTACCATTTGCCGTTTACTAAGATGGGACTTAAGGCAAATAGAATTGCAGTTGAGGATCAAGATCAAGCTGTAACAGAAAACTTAGAAACTAGTTTTGAAGCTTCTAAGCAATTGTCTCGTCGTGTAGGTAATATTTATACTGCTTCTTTATACATGAGCTTACTTAGTTTATTAGAAAATGGTAATTTAGCAGCAGGATCATTAATAGGTTTATTCTCTTATGGTTCAGGGGCTATGGGTGAATTTTACAGCGGTAGTTTAGTTGAAGGCTATGAAAAAGAAATAGATCAAATTAAGGATCAAGCAATGCTTGATCACCGTAAGAAGTTAACTATTTCAGAGTATGAAGATGTCTTCAATACTGCATTAGAAGATCCAGAAGATGGTGTAGTACTGGAAAGTGATGATAAAGAAGGTACTTGGTATTTTGCCGGTACGCAAGGCCATGTTCGTCAATACAAAGTTAAATAA
- a CDS encoding hydroxymethylglutaryl-CoA reductase yields the protein MKFYQLKPEQRRELLQAEGIKLEKINEEVLNRLDELSENVIGQLRLPLGVVQQLHVNGREFWVPMAVEEPSVVAAANHGASIFAKNGGIFAQSMRTGIYGQIVLKVNDEFSLSNLNNKIPKLIDLANQEFVSLIKHGGGTRTISADQKENLVYLKVLVDPAEAMGANKTNSILEFLGRKLKQFAGVEEKLFAILSNYPSQLTKAKVKIDPNTIGGLKVAERVALLSKIGYENVYRAVTNNKGIMNGVDAVLLATGNDYRAIESAAAVLANQDGHYRSLSKWTMENNMLIGELTLPMAIGVVGGSIKARKDVQQSFAILGKNVDSKTLGEIIVGIGLANNLAALLAISTVGIQAGHMKLQARNFVAELNASEREKKQVLGRMIEEKKYSESHAREILQEIREGN from the coding sequence ATGAAGTTTTATCAATTAAAGCCTGAACAAAGACGAGAACTTTTACAAGCTGAAGGAATTAAATTAGAAAAAATTAATGAAGAAGTGCTTAATCGCTTAGATGAATTAAGTGAAAATGTGATTGGCCAATTGCGCTTACCATTAGGTGTTGTTCAACAATTACATGTGAATGGTCGTGAATTCTGGGTGCCAATGGCAGTGGAAGAGCCGTCGGTTGTAGCTGCTGCTAATCATGGTGCAAGTATTTTTGCCAAAAATGGTGGAATTTTTGCACAAAGCATGCGGACAGGAATTTATGGTCAAATTGTTTTAAAAGTAAATGATGAGTTCTCTTTGTCTAATTTAAATAATAAAATTCCAAAATTAATTGATTTAGCTAATCAGGAATTTGTTAGTTTAATTAAACATGGTGGCGGAACTAGAACTATCTCTGCTGATCAAAAAGAAAATCTAGTTTATCTTAAGGTATTGGTTGATCCTGCAGAAGCAATGGGAGCCAATAAAACTAATTCAATTCTGGAATTTTTGGGAAGAAAGTTAAAACAATTTGCAGGTGTAGAAGAAAAACTTTTTGCTATTTTGTCGAACTATCCTAGTCAATTAACTAAGGCAAAAGTAAAAATAGATCCAAATACAATTGGTGGTTTGAAAGTTGCTGAAAGAGTTGCACTATTAAGTAAAATTGGCTATGAAAACGTGTATCGTGCAGTTACTAATAACAAAGGAATTATGAACGGCGTGGATGCTGTTTTGCTAGCTACTGGCAATGATTATCGTGCAATTGAAAGTGCAGCTGCAGTACTGGCAAATCAAGATGGACATTATCGTAGTTTGTCTAAATGGACAATGGAAAATAACATGTTAATAGGCGAATTGACTTTGCCAATGGCAATTGGCGTTGTCGGTGGTTCGATTAAAGCACGAAAAGATGTCCAACAAAGTTTTGCAATTTTAGGGAAAAATGTTGATAGTAAAACTTTGGGTGAAATTATAGTTGGAATTGGGTTAGCTAATAATTTAGCTGCTTTATTAGCTATTTCGACTGTAGGCATTCAAGCAGGTCACATGAAACTCCAAGCTCGTAATTTTGTTGCTGAACTTAATGCAAGTGAGCGGGAAAAAAAGCAGGTTTTGGGTAGAATGATTGAGGAAAAGAAGTATTCTGAAAGCCATGCTAGAGAAATTTTACAAGAAATTAGAGAGGGTAATTAA
- a CDS encoding thiolase family protein, translating to MKDIYIVAAKRTPFGKYRGFFKDASAVDMGVMALKGTLKASGINPEDVQALFMGNVLETGLGENMARQVALYSGMKESSAAVTINEVCGSSLKAVRLAQGQMEMGDLDLVAVGGSESMTRAPYFINKEDKDNPEKMTSTMLNDGLMDAFSGKHMGITAENVAEKYNVSREEMDKFSLASHQKAAKATEAGLLKNEILDVEIDGQVLDHDEPIRPGTSLEALGNLKPVFKEDGQVTAGNASPLTDGASMVILATKEKMEELDLTPVAKLGDFAEAGFDPAYMGYTPYFAVKKLLAKTGRSINDYDLIELNEAFAAQSIPVARDLEIPMDKLNIMGGAISLGHPLGATGTRLISTAVNGLKNNDGKLALVTLCIGGGQAIAYEIENV from the coding sequence ATGAAAGATATTTATATTGTCGCTGCTAAAAGAACCCCTTTTGGCAAATACCGTGGTTTTTTTAAAGACGCTTCTGCAGTTGATATGGGAGTAATGGCACTTAAAGGAACTTTAAAAGCAAGTGGAATTAATCCTGAAGATGTGCAAGCTTTATTTATGGGAAATGTTTTAGAAACAGGACTTGGTGAAAATATGGCTCGTCAAGTTGCTCTTTATTCGGGAATGAAGGAAAGCTCTGCTGCAGTTACAATTAATGAAGTTTGTGGATCGAGTTTAAAGGCCGTCCGACTCGCACAAGGTCAAATGGAGATGGGAGATCTTGATTTAGTAGCCGTTGGTGGAAGCGAGAGTATGACTCGTGCACCATATTTTATCAATAAAGAAGATAAAGATAATCCAGAGAAGATGACCAGTACAATGCTTAATGACGGTCTAATGGATGCTTTTTCAGGTAAGCACATGGGAATTACTGCAGAAAATGTTGCAGAAAAATATAATGTTTCGCGTGAAGAAATGGATAAATTTAGTTTAGCATCACATCAAAAGGCTGCTAAAGCTACTGAAGCTGGTTTGTTAAAAAATGAAATTTTGGATGTTGAGATTGATGGTCAAGTATTGGATCACGATGAACCAATTCGTCCAGGCACTAGCTTAGAAGCATTGGGTAATTTGAAGCCAGTATTTAAAGAAGATGGTCAAGTAACAGCCGGAAATGCTTCACCTCTTACTGACGGTGCCAGCATGGTGATTTTGGCTACTAAAGAAAAGATGGAAGAATTAGATTTAACTCCTGTTGCTAAATTAGGTGATTTTGCGGAAGCCGGTTTTGATCCTGCATATATGGGATATACCCCTTACTTTGCTGTAAAGAAGCTATTAGCCAAAACTGGTCGTTCAATTAATGACTATGATCTAATTGAATTAAATGAAGCTTTTGCAGCACAAAGTATTCCAGTTGCACGAGACTTAGAAATTCCGATGGATAAGTTAAATATCATGGGAGGAGCAATTTCTCTTGGTCACCCATTAGGTGCGACGGGTACTCGTTTGATTAGTACAGCAGTTAATGGATTGAAAAATAATGATGGCAAGTTGGCTTTAGTCACTCTATGTATTGGTGGTGGTCAAGCAATTGCTTATGAAATCGAGAACGTGTAA
- the galU gene encoding UTP--glucose-1-phosphate uridylyltransferase GalU produces the protein MKVRKAIIPAAGLGTRFLPATKALPKEMLPIVDKPTIQFIVEEAKKSGIEDILIIIGKNKRPIEDHFDANPELEQDLKEKGKDELLELTQGITNLGVNLYYTRQPHPAGLGDAIYRARSFVGDEPFVVMLGDDLMDDKVPLTKQLIDRYNKTHASTIAVMPVPHEEVSKYGVIEPENEILPGLINVKSFVEKPDVDKAPSDYAIIGRYLLMPEIFEILANQKPGRGGEIQLTDAIDTMNKTQRVFAHVFKGERHDVGNKEGYLETSIEYGLKHPEIKDQLREYIQRLGKKFEAEDKRKNK, from the coding sequence ATGAAAGTAAGAAAAGCTATTATTCCTGCAGCTGGGTTAGGTACTAGATTCTTACCTGCAACTAAAGCTTTGCCAAAAGAAATGTTACCAATTGTTGATAAGCCAACAATTCAATTTATTGTTGAAGAAGCTAAAAAATCTGGAATTGAAGATATCCTGATTATTATTGGTAAAAATAAGCGCCCAATTGAAGACCATTTTGATGCAAATCCTGAACTAGAACAGGATTTGAAGGAAAAAGGGAAAGATGAACTTCTTGAATTAACTCAGGGAATTACTAATTTGGGTGTTAACTTATATTACACTAGACAACCTCATCCAGCAGGCCTTGGAGATGCAATTTATCGTGCCCGTAGTTTTGTTGGAGATGAACCTTTTGTAGTTATGCTTGGTGATGATTTGATGGACGACAAAGTTCCATTAACTAAGCAATTAATTGATCGATACAACAAGACTCATGCCTCAACTATTGCTGTTATGCCAGTACCACATGAAGAAGTATCAAAATATGGTGTTATCGAACCAGAAAATGAAATTTTACCTGGTTTAATTAACGTTAAGTCATTTGTCGAAAAACCAGATGTTGACAAGGCACCAAGTGACTATGCAATTATTGGCCGCTATTTGTTAATGCCTGAAATTTTTGAAATTTTAGCAAATCAAAAACCAGGTCGTGGTGGAGAAATCCAATTAACTGATGCCATTGATACAATGAATAAGACTCAACGTGTATTTGCCCATGTCTTTAAGGGTGAACGTCATGATGTTGGTAACAAAGAAGGATATCTTGAAACTTCAATTGAATATGGTTTAAAGCATCCAGAAATTAAAGATCAATTGCGTGAATATATTCAACGCTTAGGCAAAAAATTTGAAGCTGAAGATAAGCGAAAAAATAAATAA